In the genome of Limisphaerales bacterium, one region contains:
- a CDS encoding ankyrin repeat domain-containing protein yields the protein MQMLTRFKLFTPLIVATALLAGCTAVSTGIQYIIIRPFINDPKPLHQAAQSGDIAAAEELIAADANLNATAYGPAWTPLHLAARDGHLAVVKLLVAHGAKVNTKDRAGDRPLDLAAEHRDVSNFLRQHGGITKTENKNLK from the coding sequence ATGCAGATGCTCACGCGGTTCAAATTGTTTACACCACTCATTGTGGCCACGGCGTTGTTGGCCGGTTGCACCGCTGTTTCCACGGGGATTCAGTACATCATCATTCGCCCGTTCATCAACGACCCCAAACCCCTCCACCAAGCCGCCCAATCCGGCGACATCGCCGCCGCCGAAGAACTCATCGCCGCCGACGCAAACTTGAACGCCACCGCGTACGGCCCCGCGTGGACGCCTCTGCACTTGGCCGCGCGCGACGGGCATTTGGCGGTGGTCAAACTGCTAGTGGCTCATGGCGCGAAGGTGAACACAAAAGACCGCGCCGGTGATCGACCACTCGATCTTGCAGCGGAACATCGCGACGTTTCTAATTTCCTGCGCCAACACGGCGGCATCACAAAAACAGAAAATAAAAACCTAAAATGA
- a CDS encoding ROK family protein — MTSPLRIGIEIGGTKQQIVVGDAEGRIIDRCRFSVDPSGGGPAIRERIAEELPPILADHHPERIGVGFGGPIDITTGTVAVSHQIEGWSGFPLRDWLNELFQLPVVVENDANTAALAEAMRGAGRGFDPAFYMNMGSGVGGGLIIDGKIYHGDTPGEVEVGHLRLDPDGTTVEDRCSGWAVDRAIRTALSTHPQSLLHTLCDDTPGGEAKHLPEALAQNDSLAQDILATTTRQLAFALSHVTHLFHPQVITLGGGLSLIGVPLRKSIEQQLPDSLMEIYGNGPQIKLAELDEDAVPAGALLL; from the coding sequence ATGACTTCCCCTCTTCGCATCGGCATCGAGATTGGCGGCACGAAACAGCAAATCGTGGTGGGCGATGCGGAGGGGCGCATTATTGATCGTTGCCGATTCAGCGTGGATCCCAGCGGCGGCGGCCCCGCTATTCGCGAACGGATCGCCGAAGAGCTGCCCCCGATTTTGGCGGATCATCATCCCGAACGCATCGGCGTGGGCTTTGGCGGGCCGATCGATATCACCACCGGCACCGTTGCCGTTTCACACCAGATCGAAGGCTGGAGCGGGTTCCCCTTGCGCGATTGGCTCAACGAACTTTTCCAACTGCCCGTGGTGGTGGAAAACGACGCCAACACGGCCGCCCTTGCCGAGGCGATGCGCGGAGCCGGGCGCGGCTTCGATCCCGCCTTTTACATGAACATGGGCAGCGGCGTCGGCGGCGGGCTCATCATCGACGGGAAGATTTATCACGGCGACACGCCCGGCGAAGTGGAGGTCGGCCATCTGCGTCTGGATCCGGACGGCACCACCGTGGAAGATCGCTGCTCCGGCTGGGCCGTTGACCGCGCCATCCGCACCGCCTTGAGCACGCACCCCCAAAGCCTCCTCCACACCCTCTGCGACGACACGCCCGGCGGCGAAGCCAAGCATCTCCCCGAAGCCTTGGCGCAAAACGATTCCTTGGCTCAGGACATCCTCGCCACCACCACCCGCCAGCTCGCCTTTGCGTTATCGCACGTGACGCACTTGTTCCACCCCCAAGTCATCACCCTCGGCGGCGGCTTATCCCTGATTGGGGTTCCCCTTCGCAAAAGCATCGAACAACAACTGCCCGATTCCCTGATGGAGATTTACGGCAACGGCCCCCAAATCAAACTCGCCGAACTCGACGAAGACGCCGTGCCGGCGGGGGCGTTACTCCTCTGA
- the mqo gene encoding malate dehydrogenase (quinone), translated as MSSSKHIENPDVVLIGSGVMSATLGGVLKNLQPDLKIQLYEVTPELAAESSNGWNNAGTGHAGICELSYTPNRGADGEVDVSKAIEIFDQFEQSKYFWGYAVRSGMIEDPSQFVNPVPHIAFVYGQEQVDFLRSRHKGMSAHHFFSSMEYTADRDTVREWAPLLLAGRDETPIAATKMDRGTDVNFGALSELLVQWLGKQDGGGYATEHRVTDLTRTKDGWDVEVKDLQSGRTFTNSAKFVFIGAGGGSLPLLQKSGIAESKGFGGFPIGGQWLVCHKPEIVEQHVAKVYGMSPGAAPTMAVPHLDTRIIDGKKALLFGPYAAWTTKFLHGGGSFWDLPGSIRMDNIASLIKVGLHNIPLVTYLMQQGTQSMNTRMKELRNFYPDASTDDWELIDAGIRVQAIKKEDGDAGIVHFGTEVISDQDKTLSALLGASPGASVSTNIILEIVQDSFGDLLKTDAGHERMKAMIPSYDENLIDPKNAARQAALSEEAEQSLQLI; from the coding sequence ATGAGTAGTTCCAAACATATTGAAAATCCGGATGTGGTTTTGATCGGCAGCGGCGTGATGAGTGCCACGCTGGGAGGCGTGCTGAAAAATCTACAACCGGACCTGAAAATTCAGCTCTATGAGGTCACCCCCGAGCTGGCCGCGGAAAGCTCCAACGGCTGGAACAACGCCGGCACCGGGCACGCGGGCATTTGTGAACTGAGCTACACGCCCAATCGCGGCGCGGACGGCGAGGTGGATGTGAGCAAGGCGATTGAGATTTTTGACCAGTTCGAGCAGTCCAAGTATTTCTGGGGCTACGCCGTCCGCAGCGGGATGATTGAGGATCCCAGCCAATTCGTGAATCCCGTGCCGCATATCGCTTTCGTGTATGGGCAGGAACAGGTGGACTTCCTCCGCTCGCGGCACAAGGGCATGAGTGCCCATCATTTTTTCAGCAGCATGGAATACACCGCGGACCGCGACACGGTCCGCGAATGGGCGCCGCTCCTGTTGGCCGGACGCGATGAGACGCCCATTGCCGCCACCAAGATGGATCGCGGCACGGATGTGAATTTCGGCGCGCTCTCCGAGTTGCTCGTGCAATGGCTCGGCAAACAGGACGGTGGCGGTTACGCCACTGAACATCGCGTAACCGATCTGACCCGCACGAAGGACGGCTGGGATGTGGAGGTGAAAGATCTGCAAAGTGGCCGTACCTTTACCAACTCAGCAAAGTTTGTCTTCATCGGCGCCGGCGGCGGAAGTTTGCCCTTGCTGCAAAAGAGCGGCATCGCCGAGAGTAAAGGCTTCGGCGGATTTCCCATCGGCGGCCAATGGCTCGTCTGCCACAAACCGGAGATCGTGGAGCAACACGTCGCCAAAGTGTACGGCATGTCGCCCGGCGCCGCACCCACCATGGCCGTGCCGCACTTGGATACGCGCATCATCGACGGCAAAAAAGCGCTGCTCTTCGGTCCGTACGCCGCGTGGACCACAAAATTTCTCCACGGCGGCGGCAGTTTCTGGGATTTGCCCGGGTCCATCCGGATGGACAACATCGCCTCGCTGATCAAGGTCGGTCTGCACAACATCCCCCTCGTCACGTATCTGATGCAGCAAGGCACCCAAAGCATGAACACGCGCATGAAAGAGCTGCGCAATTTTTATCCCGACGCCAGCACGGATGATTGGGAACTCATCGACGCCGGCATCCGCGTGCAGGCCATTAAGAAGGAAGACGGCGATGCTGGCATCGTGCACTTCGGCACCGAGGTCATTTCCGACCAAGACAAAACCCTCTCCGCCCTGCTCGGCGCCTCACCCGGGGCGTCCGTCTCCACCAACATCATTTTGGAAATTGTGCAGGATTCCTTCGGTGACCTGCTCAAGACCGACGCTGGCCACGAGCGCATGAAGGCGATGATCCCGTCCTACGACGAAAATCTCATCGACCCCAAAAACGCCGCCCGCCAAGCCGCTCTCAGCGAAGAAGCCGAGCAATCACTGCAGTTAATTTGA
- a CDS encoding type II toxin-antitoxin system RelE/ParE family toxin, with product MADFTVSFARSARKELENLPNAIADRALGRIEKLATDPRPRGATKLRGQKNLWRIRTGDYRIIFSIDDKVEEIDITHIRHRRDVYRDI from the coding sequence ATGGCTGATTTCACAGTCAGCTTCGCACGCTCGGCCCGCAAGGAGTTGGAGAATCTTCCGAACGCCATCGCGGATCGCGCTTTGGGACGCATCGAAAAACTTGCCACCGATCCTCGCCCACGTGGCGCAACCAAACTTCGTGGCCAGAAAAATCTTTGGCGAATTCGAACCGGCGACTATCGCATCATCTTTTCAATCGATGACAAAGTGGAGGAAATTGATATCACCCACATCCGCCACCGAAGAGATGTCTATCGAGACATTTAG